The Arachis hypogaea cultivar Tifrunner chromosome 16, arahy.Tifrunner.gnm2.J5K5, whole genome shotgun sequence genome contains a region encoding:
- the LOC112754609 gene encoding protein FAR1-RELATED SEQUENCE 11-like codes for MGQEFSHEGVNSEHTSYDQYEQEEEKYEEVDVDYMDEDDTNVEPMFDYHGFDEGYNIDSLEDIGMIEFWNIRDEDVCHFHFFDVDIAFEFYNRYARTRGFSARKNRTRKSRAGALKLKNFVCHREGFRPPNNYGIGNLKRKPTPETRCGCSAMMEIRVDAPSGRWFISYFSDEHNHSLLDPRLTGLLPGHRFMSEADIGHMVNMKKGGISVGQIYRALANQAGGYEYLSFT; via the coding sequence ATGGGTCAGGAATTTTCTCACGAAGGGGTTAATAGCGAGCATACATCATATGATCAGTATGAGCAGGAGGAAGAAAAATATGAGGAAGTTGACGTGGATTATATGGATGAGGACGACACAAATGTGGAACCAATGTTCGATTATCACGGCTTCGATGAAGGGTATAACATTGACTCACTCGAAGACATTGGGATGATTGAATTTTGGAACATCAGGGATGAAGATGTATGTCATTTTCACTTTTTTGATGTCGACATTGCATTTGAGTTCTACAATAGATATGCAAGGACAAGAGGCTTTAGTGCTCGGAAGAACAGGACTAGGAAGAGTCGTGCGGGCGCACTTAAGTTGAAGAATTTTGTATGTCATCGTGAAGGATTTAGACCGCCAAATAATTACGGCATCGGAAACCTTAAGAGAAAACCTACACCCGAGACAAGGTGTGGCTGCAGTGCAATGATGGAGATTCGTGTAGATGCACCTAGCGGTCGttggtttatttcttatttttctgaTGAACACAATCATTCGCTTCTGGATCCTCGGTTGACTGGATTGCTCCCTGGGCATAGATTCATGTCCGAGGCTGATATTGGCCACATGGTTAACATGAAAAAGGGTGGGATTAGTGTTGGGCAGATATATCGGGCATTAGCAAATCAGGCAGGTGGCTACGAGTATCTCTCTTTCACGTAA